A genomic stretch from Campylobacter sp. RM16189 includes:
- a CDS encoding DUF5625 family protein — protein MSKKMMGIIFASVLTLVLLTPVAWYFGLFNADWPYILGFSDAPAAPVFKPIDISKKGNKVDFLVRIEDKIPKVFVDLYYNRYRQTKIDDETYDKLVEKYLCTSYFERKFPPFPIKITVKAIKDTNITLIDDIVNPSEPVRVAHGRTIFYKKLEPGIYEIIVETVNDYPELKDLDAWIYVNYDFAK, from the coding sequence GTGAGTAAAAAAATGATGGGTATCATATTTGCCTCCGTCTTAACATTAGTCTTACTCACGCCGGTGGCGTGGTATTTCGGGCTATTTAATGCGGACTGGCCGTATATTTTAGGTTTTAGCGATGCACCTGCCGCTCCCGTCTTTAAGCCTATCGATATCAGCAAAAAAGGTAATAAGGTAGATTTTCTCGTAAGGATTGAGGATAAGATACCTAAAGTATTTGTAGATTTATACTATAATAGATATAGACAAACAAAAATAGACGATGAAACCTATGATAAACTCGTAGAAAAATATCTCTGCACCAGTTATTTTGAACGCAAATTCCCTCCGTTTCCAATCAAAATCACGGTAAAAGCCATAAAAGATACAAACATAACCCTGATTGACGACATTGTTAATCCGTCAGAACCAGTTAGGGTCGCCCATGGTCGAACTATATTTTACAAAAAACTTGAACCGGGAATTTATGAAATCATAGTAGAGACTGTAAATGACTATCCTGAACTAAAAGACTTAGACGCTTGGATTTATGTCAATTATGATTTTGCAAAGTAG